The sequence below is a genomic window from Ciceribacter thiooxidans.
GGCGAGGAGGTGCTGCATTCGGTATGGATGCCGCCGACGGCAATGCGCAAGGTCATCTGCGGCTCTCCTCAGTAGCGCGGGCTCAGGCGGACGATCGCCGCAAAGCGCAGCCAGTCCTTGTCTTCGGCGGGAGTCCATGCCGCCTCGGCGACCGCCGGCAGACGCGGGAAGACCAGGTGGTTGAAATAGTCGCGATTGAGGAAGTGCTCCGACCAGATGCAGGCCTGCACGCCGCGCATGCGCGGTTTCAGTGCTTCCGGAAACTCGCCGACGGCCTCGTATGTATAGGTGTGGTGCGGCGGCACGGTTCCGGCCCAGCTCGCGCCCGGCTCCTGCCATTCGCTCGCCTGCACCATGTCGAGGTAATAGGCCTGACCCGGCGTCATCACCACGTCGTAGCCCTGTCTTGCGAGTTCGAGGCCGACCTCGGGCTTCTGCCAGGCCATCAGGAGCGTTCCCGCCGGATCGACGCCGCCGCCGTGGGAGACCTCGTCCCAGCCGGCAAGGCTCCGCCCACGGTCGGCGAGCATGCCCTGAATGCGCTTCATGAAGTAGGATTGCAGCCCGAACGTACCCTCAATCCCTTCCCGCTCCATGAGGCTCCGGGCGAGCGGCGAGGCCATCCAGGTGTTCGCCGCGACCTCGTCGCCGCCGATATGGATGAGCTTCGACGGGAAGATGCCGACCATCTCGTCGAAGACCTTGCCGAGGAACTCATAGGTCCGCTCGATCGCCGGGTTGAGGGCGTTGTTGGGATAACCCTGCACGGAGCGATAGCTGTCCGGCGCCTCCTGCCCGTCGTTGAGGTCGGGAAGTGCCGCCAGTGCCGCCGTGCTGTGGCCGGGTATGTCGATCTCCGGCACGACCTCGACCGCGAGTGCGTCGGCGTGGGCGACGACCTCCCTCGCCTCGTTCTGCGTGTAGAAGCCGCCGACCGGCTCGGCGCCGTTTCCGAGTTGCGGCAGTAGCGGTTCATCCGGACCGCGCAGCACGCCGACGGTCGTCAGTTCGGGAAAAGCCTTGATTTCGAGCCGCCACGCCTCGTCATCCGTCAGGTGCCAGTGGAAGATGTTCATCCGGAGCCAGGCAAGGATGTCGATCAGCCGCTTGACGTCGGCGACCGGATAGAACTGGCGCGAGACGTCGAGATGACAGCCACGCCAGCCATAGCGGGGCGCGTCCGAGATCGTCCCCGATGCCGGGAAACGGAAGGTCCCGGGCTTCGTCCGCGCGCCGTGGAGGAGCTGGGCGAGCACCGTCAACCCGTACTGCCGGCCCGGCGCATCGCCGTAGCGCAAGGTGACCGCGTCGGCTCCGAAGGTGAGCTCGTAGCCGGACGGCGCGACCCCGTCCTGCCTTTCGAAGCGCAGGGCGCGGCCCTCGTGAACCGGCGCCAGTGCAAACGGTACATGGGCAACCGAATAGAGCCGCCGGAACAGGGACAAAACGGTCTCGATCGCCCGCAATTCATCGGGCGTGGCACCTGCCGCGGGATGAAGCGCGACGGGGACGGTTTCGCCGGCGGTCAGCGACACCTTCGCCGGCCAGGGCAGGATTGAGAAGGGTTCCCTCACCTCGCCTTCAGGCAGCAATTGCGGCGCCGGCTCACTGTGGCGGCCCTCCAGCATAAGGTCGCCGACCTCGACGGCATGATGGCTGCCGTCGCCGAGCGTCAGGTAGGCCGATTTCGCCCCGTCCGTCCTGTGGCGTGCCGGGCGCAGCAGGCCCTCGACGGTGAAGCGCCAGGATCTGCCCGGCGCCAGCGAGAAGCCCGCCGGCGGTGCATATTGATGGAAGTTGGCGTTGCGCTTCAGGAAGGTGGCGTTGCCGCAGGCCGGGGCGTCGTTGACGCGGGTGAGCGAGGTATAGGCGAGCTCGAAATCCGTGATCGCCTCTCCGGAAAGATTGACCAGCGTGAAGACGAAGCCGCCGCCTTCCTCTCCGGCCATCGGATACCAGGCGTTTTCGAGACGGAATTGGGCTGTGGCCATCATGCGTTCCCCTTCGGTCTTTGCTCAGTAGTGCGGCGATTGCGAGAAGGTGCCGGCGAGTTCGGTCTGGCCGGCCGTCAGGCCGCAGTCGACGGCCAAGCAGACGCCGGTGATTGCCGCCGCCTGGTCGCTCGCAAGAAAGAAGACGGCGTTCGCCACGTCGGCAGGGTCGACGATGCGGCGCAACGGATACCAGCGCTTCGCTTCCTCGAAGACCTGCGGATTGGCGGCGGCGCGCGCCTCCCAGGCGTGGGTGCGCACGGTGCCGGGCGCGACCGCGTTCGCGCGGATACCGAACTTTCCATATTCGACGGCGATCAGCTTCGTCAGATGAATGAGGCCAGCCTTGGCGGCGCTGTAGGCGGGATGGCCGTAAACCGCGAGACCGTTCACCGAGGCGATGTTGACGACCGATCCGCGGCTCTCCTTCAACGCGCCCTCGAAAGCCCGGAAGCAGAGGAACGGCGCTTCCAGGTTAAGCGCGCTATCCTTCCGCCAGATCTCGCCGTCGGTGTCGTGCAGGCTGACGGCGCGCGCCGCGCCGGCATTGTTGACGAGCGTTCTCACCCGGCCGAGCCGGGCCGCGCGGCTGGCGGCATCGGCGAGGCTCTCCTCGCTGGTGACGTCGCAGACTGCGGGGACCATACGCTCCGGCGCTCCCGCACTCTCGACCGCGTCCCGCAAAGCCTCCGCATCGATGTCGAGAAGCACGACAGCGTCGTGGCTTTCGGCGAGCCTTGCAGCGATCGCCCGCCCGATGTCGCCGGCCGCACCCGTCACGACGGCAACGGAGCGGTTCACAGCTGCGCACCGCAAAGGCAGGAAGACGAGCGGATCGTGGACAAGGCTAATCTCCCAGAGGTTGCCGGTCATCGCCGTCGCGATGTTCGACCAGTTGCTGCTTGATGTGACGCAAGGTGATCTGCGAGGTCTTGCGATTGCGGTAGGCGACGAGGCTTGCCAATACATCGACAATGGCGAGATAGGCGAAACGGGTCGATGTCGGACGGAAGATGTTCTCTCCCTCCGGCAGGTCGATGCCGATAACGATCTCGGCGGCGCGCGCGACGGGGCTGTCACTCTGCGTCAGAGCGATCGTGGCGATGCCGTTCTCGCGGGCGAGATTGAAGCAGCGCACGAGCTCGCCGTTGCGGCCGGAGAGCGACGAGCCGATGATGACGTCGTTCGAACGGGCCGCCGCCGTCATCATCAGCTGCATGGCGTGGTCGTTGCTGACCGTCACCCGCACGCCGAGCCGGAACAGCCGGTTCTGGATCTCGCCCGCGACCATCGAGGAATTGCCACCGGAGCCGAAGGCGTAGAGCATCTCGGCCCGCGACAGCCTGTCCGCGGCCTTTTCCAGCATGTCGGCGTCGAGCGCCCGGTGAACGAGGTAGAGCGCATTCTGCGCCTTGGTGATGACGTCGGCGGCGACGTCCGCCGGCTTCGTGCTTTCTGCTTCCGGATTGAGGTAGCGCACGCCGACATAGGCGGTGCGGGCAAGGTTCACCTTGAAATCCGCAAAGCTCTGGCAGCCGAGCCTGCGACAGAAGCGCGTGACCGTCGGCGGCGAGACCTCGGCGCGCTCGGCAAGCTCGATGATGGACGCATTGACGGCGAAATCGAACTGGTTGAGCAGGATATCCACGATACGCTGCTCGGAGGGCGAAAACTGCCCCGTTTCTTCCTGTAATGTCGCGAAAATGTCCACCGCAGCCCCTTCCCCGCTTCCGAACGCTATTTTGAAGGGTTGTAGGCTATGCAGTCGATCTCGACCTTGCAATCGACCATCATGGAGGACTGCACGCAGGCGCGGGCCGGCGGATGCTCGCCGAAATACTGCTGATACACCTTGTTGAAGCTCCAGAAATCCCGGGGATCGTCGAGCCACACGCCGCAGCGCACGACGTGCTCGACGCCGTAACCGGCCTCATGCAGGATGGCGATCAGGTTGGCGATCGCCTTGTGGGTCTGCTCGACGATGCCGCCCTGGATAATCTCGCCGTTGTCCATCGCGACCTGGCCGGAAACATGCAGCCAGCCATCGGCCTCGACGGCGCGCGCAAAAGGCAGGCCCTGCCCGCCCGCACCGGATTGCCCACTGCCGTAGCGCCTGACTGTCATCGCCCACCTATGCAAATTGTTTTCATGATTGATTGACAAATCAGCATGGAAAACCGATTTTGACCAGAGGAAATCGACCATTATGAAAAGAATTTCGACATGAGCACATCGCGAGATCCTTACAAGAATC
It includes:
- a CDS encoding beta-N-acetylhexosaminidase; this translates as MATAQFRLENAWYPMAGEEGGGFVFTLVNLSGEAITDFELAYTSLTRVNDAPACGNATFLKRNANFHQYAPPAGFSLAPGRSWRFTVEGLLRPARHRTDGAKSAYLTLGDGSHHAVEVGDLMLEGRHSEPAPQLLPEGEVREPFSILPWPAKVSLTAGETVPVALHPAAGATPDELRAIETVLSLFRRLYSVAHVPFALAPVHEGRALRFERQDGVAPSGYELTFGADAVTLRYGDAPGRQYGLTVLAQLLHGARTKPGTFRFPASGTISDAPRYGWRGCHLDVSRQFYPVADVKRLIDILAWLRMNIFHWHLTDDEAWRLEIKAFPELTTVGVLRGPDEPLLPQLGNGAEPVGGFYTQNEAREVVAHADALAVEVVPEIDIPGHSTAALAALPDLNDGQEAPDSYRSVQGYPNNALNPAIERTYEFLGKVFDEMVGIFPSKLIHIGGDEVAANTWMASPLARSLMEREGIEGTFGLQSYFMKRIQGMLADRGRSLAGWDEVSHGGGVDPAGTLLMAWQKPEVGLELARQGYDVVMTPGQAYYLDMVQASEWQEPGASWAGTVPPHHTYTYEAVGEFPEALKPRMRGVQACIWSEHFLNRDYFNHLVFPRLPAVAEAAWTPAEDKDWLRFAAIVRLSPRY
- a CDS encoding SDR family oxidoreductase, with the protein product MNRSVAVVTGAAGDIGRAIAARLAESHDAVVLLDIDAEALRDAVESAGAPERMVPAVCDVTSEESLADAASRAARLGRVRTLVNNAGAARAVSLHDTDGEIWRKDSALNLEAPFLCFRAFEGALKESRGSVVNIASVNGLAVYGHPAYSAAKAGLIHLTKLIAVEYGKFGIRANAVAPGTVRTHAWEARAAANPQVFEEAKRWYPLRRIVDPADVANAVFFLASDQAAAITGVCLAVDCGLTAGQTELAGTFSQSPHY
- a CDS encoding MurR/RpiR family transcriptional regulator; translation: MDIFATLQEETGQFSPSEQRIVDILLNQFDFAVNASIIELAERAEVSPPTVTRFCRRLGCQSFADFKVNLARTAYVGVRYLNPEAESTKPADVAADVITKAQNALYLVHRALDADMLEKAADRLSRAEMLYAFGSGGNSSMVAGEIQNRLFRLGVRVTVSNDHAMQLMMTAAARSNDVIIGSSLSGRNGELVRCFNLARENGIATIALTQSDSPVARAAEIVIGIDLPEGENIFRPTSTRFAYLAIVDVLASLVAYRNRKTSQITLRHIKQQLVEHRDGDDRQPLGD
- a CDS encoding RidA family protein; protein product: MTVRRYGSGQSGAGGQGLPFARAVEADGWLHVSGQVAMDNGEIIQGGIVEQTHKAIANLIAILHEAGYGVEHVVRCGVWLDDPRDFWSFNKVYQQYFGEHPPARACVQSSMMVDCKVEIDCIAYNPSK